The Chitinophagaceae bacterium genome window below encodes:
- the hisC gene encoding histidinol-phosphate transaminase, whose product MSFDLNTLLRPNIKSLTPYSSARDEFHGEAKIFLDANENSIGSPLVKWYNRYPDPYQHKIKEKLSAIKGVSPKQIFIGNGSDECIDLLYRAFCNPGKDNVIICPPTYGMYEVSANINDIELRTAPLLNDYQLDLVHMETLVDANTKLIWICSPNNPTGNSINRDDIEMVLNNFDGLVIVDEAYINFARQRSCISLLNEYPNLVVMQTLSKAWGLAGLRLGMSFASEEIISIYNKIKPPYNISEAVQELVIKALDNVEEVNAMIQELVKERGRLEEGLSKLNVVERIYPSDANFLLVKVVHARAIYEYLLSNQIVVRDRSKVILCEGCLRITVGTARENDEMLNALQKFIV is encoded by the coding sequence TCTTTCGATTTAAACACACTACTTCGCCCCAACATCAAGTCCCTAACGCCCTACTCTTCTGCAAGGGATGAGTTTCATGGTGAGGCAAAGATTTTTCTTGATGCAAACGAAAACAGCATTGGTTCACCTTTGGTGAAATGGTATAACCGTTATCCCGATCCTTATCAGCATAAGATCAAAGAAAAATTATCTGCTATTAAAGGCGTTTCACCCAAACAGATTTTCATTGGTAATGGCAGTGACGAATGTATTGATCTGCTGTACCGTGCTTTCTGCAACCCGGGGAAAGATAATGTCATTATTTGTCCGCCTACTTACGGCATGTATGAAGTAAGTGCCAACATCAACGATATTGAATTACGCACAGCACCCTTGCTGAATGATTATCAGTTAGACCTGGTGCATATGGAAACACTGGTGGATGCAAACACCAAACTCATCTGGATCTGTTCACCCAACAATCCAACCGGCAACAGCATTAACCGTGATGATATTGAAATGGTTCTGAATAATTTTGACGGACTGGTAATTGTAGATGAAGCTTATATCAACTTTGCCCGTCAGCGTTCCTGCATTTCCCTGTTAAATGAATATCCAAACCTGGTAGTAATGCAGACACTCAGCAAAGCATGGGGGCTGGCAGGTTTACGTTTGGGAATGTCATTTGCCAGTGAAGAAATCATCAGCATCTATAATAAAATCAAACCACCTTATAATATCAGTGAAGCAGTGCAGGAATTGGTGATCAAAGCACTGGATAATGTGGAAGAAGTAAATGCCATGATCCAGGAACTGGTGAAAGAAAGAGGCAGGCTTGAAGAAGGGTTATCAAAACTGAATGTGGTAGAACGCATCTATCCTTCTGATGCAAATTTTTTACTGGTGAAAGTGGTTCATGCAAGAGCTATTTATGAATACTTACTCTCCAATCAGATTGTGGTACGTGACCGCAGTAAAGTGATTCTTTGTGAAGGATGTTTACGGATAACTGTAGGAACGGCAAGAGAGAATGATGAGATGCTGAACGCTTTGCAGAAGTTTATTGTTTAA
- a CDS encoding PQQ-dependent sugar dehydrogenase: MNRIISSVIFIFAVTFTACANDSTKNSQTANNGGLKLPAGFTATVVADKLGNARHIVVNSNGDVYVKLERLKDGKGILRLRDTNGDGIADETVAFGNFAGTGIAINNGYLYASSDEAVYRFKFNSKYEVENPDQPEVIVTGLVNKRQHSSKSLVFDNTGNMYVTIGAPSNACQEKDRTAGSPGQTPCPSLETAGGVWQFNPNKLNQTYADGVRYITGLRNVVGLDWNSSMNELYVTQHGRDQLNQLHPTQYSVEQSAELPAEEFFIAKKGMDFGWPFCYYDPIQKKKVLGPEYGGDGKIEGLCGTKEKPMYAFPAHWAPNALLFYTAKKFPSKYQGGAFIAFHGSWNRAPLKQGGYNIVFLPMKDGKPSGEYEIFADDFAGGEEFLTPAKAKHRPCGLAMGTDGSMYISDDQGGTIWKITYTGEK; encoded by the coding sequence ATGAACAGAATTATTTCATCAGTCATTTTCATTTTCGCTGTAACATTTACAGCCTGTGCGAATGATTCAACAAAAAACAGTCAAACCGCAAACAACGGTGGATTGAAACTGCCTGCCGGTTTTACAGCAACGGTTGTTGCTGATAAACTCGGTAATGCACGTCATATAGTTGTAAACAGTAATGGCGATGTGTATGTAAAACTGGAACGGTTGAAAGATGGCAAAGGTATTCTCCGTTTAAGAGATACCAACGGCGATGGCATTGCAGATGAAACTGTTGCTTTCGGAAATTTTGCAGGTACCGGCATTGCAATCAATAATGGATATCTCTATGCATCATCTGATGAAGCAGTGTACCGTTTCAAATTCAACAGTAAATATGAAGTGGAAAATCCTGATCAGCCTGAAGTAATTGTAACTGGTTTAGTGAATAAACGTCAGCACTCATCAAAATCATTGGTATTTGATAATACTGGAAATATGTATGTTACTATTGGAGCTCCCTCCAATGCCTGCCAGGAAAAAGATCGTACAGCAGGATCACCCGGACAAACACCCTGCCCTAGTCTAGAAACTGCAGGTGGTGTATGGCAATTCAATCCAAACAAACTCAATCAAACCTATGCAGATGGTGTTCGTTATATCACAGGCTTACGAAATGTTGTTGGATTAGACTGGAACTCATCCATGAATGAATTGTATGTAACGCAGCATGGCCGTGACCAGTTGAATCAATTACATCCCACACAATATTCAGTTGAACAGAGTGCAGAATTACCTGCTGAAGAATTTTTCATCGCAAAAAAAGGAATGGACTTCGGCTGGCCTTTTTGCTATTACGATCCAATTCAGAAAAAGAAAGTACTTGGCCCTGAATATGGTGGTGATGGAAAAATAGAAGGGCTCTGCGGAACAAAAGAAAAACCAATGTATGCATTTCCTGCACACTGGGCACCCAATGCTTTATTGTTTTATACAGCTAAGAAATTTCCTTCAAAATACCAGGGCGGTGCATTCATTGCTTTCCATGGCAGCTGGAACAGGGCACCATTGAAACAGGGTGGCTACAATATTGTTTTCCTTCCCATGAAAGATGGTAAACCAAGCGGCGAATATGAAATTTTTGCTGATGATTTTGCAGGTGGCGAAGAATTCTTAACTCCTGCTAAAGCAAAGCACCGTCCATGCGGATTGGCAATGGGAACAGACGGTTCCATGTATATCTCCGATGACCAGGGAGGCACTATCTGGAAAATAACTTATACAGGCGAAAAATAA
- a CDS encoding cytochrome c, which translates to MKKISIAAVLIIGFIAVSFSSEQKDFKESFQRGKAVYKKVCITCHQPDGDGVPRMIPPLSKTKYILGAKEKLVHILVKGLNEEVEVNGDFYNTPMPAQPQLTNQEIADVLTFVRNSFGNKAAAVTVAEVINIRKKIK; encoded by the coding sequence ATGAAGAAAATTTCTATTGCAGCGGTTCTGATCATTGGATTTATTGCTGTATCATTCAGTTCTGAACAAAAAGATTTTAAAGAATCCTTCCAGCGGGGCAAAGCAGTTTATAAGAAAGTGTGTATTACCTGTCACCAGCCTGATGGCGATGGTGTACCGAGAATGATTCCACCGTTGAGCAAAACAAAATATATACTGGGTGCAAAAGAAAAGCTGGTACATATCCTTGTAAAAGGATTAAACGAAGAAGTAGAAGTGAATGGAGATTTTTACAATACCCCTATGCCGGCGCAACCGCAACTGACTAACCAGGAAATAGCAGATGTATTAACCTTTGTAAGAAACAGTTTTGGGAATAAAGCAGCAGCGGTAACTGTAGCAGAAGTAATTAATATCAGGAAAAAAATTAAATAA
- the hisB gene encoding bifunctional histidinol-phosphatase/imidazoleglycerol-phosphate dehydratase HisB has protein sequence MKRVLFIDRDGTLINEAPPTYQLDSFDKLSFYPDVFFYLRKIAAEMDYELVMPTNQDGLGTAGFPEDTFWPLHNFVLKSFESEAVHFSEVLIDRTFPHENAPTRKPGIGMFTKYLNNPAYDLANSFVIGDRITDIQLAKNLGCKGIWINNDASLGAAEIKDQVADLRQSTIVLETIHWKEIYEFLKLGLRTVVHERNTNETKIRVELNLDGSGKANISTGLGFFDHMLDQIARHGKMDLNITTNGDLHIDEHHSIEDTGIALGEAFAKALADKRGLERYGFALPMDEAEAKVLIDFGGRNWIVWNATFKREKIGEMPTEMFFHFFKSFSDAAKCNLNIECHGDNEHHKIEAIFKAFAKAIRMAVKRDPLSNYLPSTKGVL, from the coding sequence ATGAAGCGAGTATTATTTATTGATCGTGACGGTACATTAATCAACGAAGCTCCACCAACCTATCAGCTTGATTCATTTGATAAACTGAGTTTTTATCCGGATGTATTTTTTTACCTGCGGAAGATTGCTGCTGAAATGGATTACGAGTTAGTAATGCCTACCAATCAGGATGGATTGGGTACAGCCGGTTTTCCTGAAGATACTTTCTGGCCACTGCACAATTTTGTACTGAAGAGTTTTGAAAGCGAGGCTGTACACTTTTCAGAAGTATTAATTGACCGAACCTTCCCGCATGAAAATGCCCCTACCAGGAAGCCGGGCATTGGCATGTTTACCAAATATCTTAACAACCCTGCATACGATCTGGCTAATTCATTTGTTATTGGCGACCGCATTACAGATATTCAGCTGGCAAAAAATCTTGGCTGCAAAGGAATCTGGATCAACAATGATGCAAGTCTTGGTGCTGCTGAAATAAAAGACCAGGTGGCTGATCTGCGTCAGTCAACCATTGTACTTGAAACCATTCACTGGAAAGAAATTTATGAGTTCCTGAAACTGGGTTTGCGTACAGTTGTACATGAACGTAATACCAATGAAACAAAGATCCGTGTTGAACTGAACTTAGATGGAAGCGGTAAAGCAAACATCAGCACAGGTCTTGGATTCTTTGATCACATGCTCGATCAGATTGCACGTCACGGCAAAATGGATCTCAACATCACTACTAATGGTGATCTGCATATTGATGAACACCACAGCATTGAAGATACCGGTATTGCTCTTGGTGAAGCCTTTGCAAAAGCTTTGGCTGATAAGCGTGGACTGGAACGTTATGGCTTTGCTTTACCAATGGATGAAGCAGAAGCAAAAGTGCTGATTGATTTCGGCGGTCGCAACTGGATCGTCTGGAATGCAACGTTCAAACGTGAAAAGATTGGTGAAATGCCAACGGAAATGTTCTTTCACTTTTTCAAATCATTCAGCGATGCCGCAAAGTGTAATCTCAATATTGAATGCCACGGCGATAATGAACATCATAAAATTGAAGCCATCTTCAAGGCCTTTGCAAAGGCCATTCGTATGGCTGTAAAACGGGATCCGTTGAGCAATTATCTTCCTTCAACCAAAGGGGTGCTGTAA
- a CDS encoding universal stress protein, which yields MEAILVPVDFSSTSMNAAAYAMNYARQVGGKLILVHVFECPLVYPTYQGAEITPQGLRDINIKELHLLAAQLTEKEPLVKVECMLFDGKLIEVIKQLEESMQISMVIMGITGVGKMTEKLVGSNTLDVSKYISTPVLIIPEKVSFVRITDIGLTTDFRDVQETIPEKMVKKIIDTTGAKLHVLNVDYAYQWTEDVLFESGLVENMFEHYHPKYHFIDRDNLVDGLNEYAEKYSIELLIVIPQKHNIIEKLFAGSHTKELVFHGEVPVLVMHNTVKQPAMA from the coding sequence ATGGAAGCAATCCTGGTTCCGGTAGACTTTTCATCTACATCAATGAACGCAGCAGCCTATGCCATGAATTATGCAAGGCAGGTAGGTGGCAAGCTCATCCTTGTTCATGTGTTTGAATGTCCGCTTGTGTACCCTACTTACCAGGGAGCAGAAATAACTCCACAGGGTTTGCGTGATATCAATATAAAAGAACTGCATTTATTGGCAGCTCAGTTAACAGAGAAAGAACCCTTGGTGAAAGTGGAGTGCATGCTGTTTGATGGCAAACTGATTGAAGTCATTAAACAACTGGAAGAATCCATGCAGATTTCAATGGTGATCATGGGAATTACCGGAGTTGGAAAAATGACGGAAAAACTGGTAGGCAGCAATACATTAGATGTAAGCAAATATATCTCAACTCCCGTACTCATCATCCCTGAAAAAGTTTCTTTTGTACGGATAACAGATATTGGTTTAACAACTGATTTCCGTGATGTGCAGGAAACCATACCGGAGAAAATGGTGAAGAAGATCATAGATACAACCGGAGCCAAACTGCATGTGCTGAATGTTGATTATGCATATCAATGGACAGAAGATGTATTGTTTGAAAGCGGGCTGGTGGAAAATATGTTTGAACACTATCATCCCAAGTATCATTTTATCGACAGGGATAATTTAGTGGATGGCCTCAATGAATACGCCGAAAAATACAGCATTGAATTACTGATCGTTATCCCGCAAAAACATAATATTATTGAAAAGCTGTTTGCAGGAAGCCATACCAAAGAGCTGGTTTTTCATGGCGAAGTACCCGTGCTGGTGATGCATAATACAGTGAAGCAGCCTGCAATGGCATAG
- a CDS encoding DUF5103 domain-containing protein, producing MQQLKITFWFFLLLVSSVNLFAQEPDKIYRSNIRSVKLTVQGDQLTYPVMRLNSGDQLELHFDDMDADVKYYSYTFVLCNADWSPAMLSQFDYMKGFSNVRIGTYRNSSIALTRYTHYTCNLPDRNTTPTRSGNYMLKVFVNGDTSQLALTKRFLVIDNKVSAGATVLQPFNSMYFKTHQKLQFTVNVQNIKPTNIFQQIKIVILQNNRWDNCTRNIQPTFIRQNILEYNTEADGLFAAQKEWRWVNLTSFRLQTERIEKADYTNKGQTLFVKPEGERNSLHYMYYRDANGMYELRNIEQNNPYWQGDYASVWFRYVSPDRQPIPDKDIYLFGELTNYEITDANRMIFNEETGMYENKQLLKQGMYDYIYITKDKKTKQLSTDQTEGNWWETENNYSILVYYRELGGRADELIGITQVNSIANRPNFNNRN from the coding sequence ATGCAGCAGTTAAAAATTACGTTTTGGTTTTTTCTTCTTCTCGTATCCTCTGTCAACTTGTTTGCACAGGAACCCGATAAGATTTACCGCAGCAATATCCGTTCAGTAAAACTGACGGTGCAGGGCGATCAGTTAACCTATCCCGTTATGCGGCTCAACAGTGGCGATCAGCTGGAACTGCATTTTGATGATATGGATGCTGATGTAAAATATTATTCCTACACATTTGTTCTCTGCAATGCCGACTGGTCTCCTGCCATGCTCAGCCAGTTTGATTACATGAAAGGATTTTCCAATGTACGCATCGGCACTTACCGTAACTCATCCATTGCATTAACACGTTACACACATTATACCTGTAACCTGCCCGACCGTAATACAACTCCAACACGCAGCGGTAACTATATGCTGAAGGTGTTTGTAAATGGCGATACTTCACAACTTGCTTTAACTAAACGTTTCCTGGTGATTGATAACAAAGTAAGTGCTGGTGCAACAGTACTGCAGCCTTTCAACTCCATGTATTTTAAAACGCATCAGAAATTGCAGTTCACAGTAAATGTGCAGAACATAAAACCAACCAATATTTTTCAGCAGATCAAAATTGTGATCCTGCAGAATAACCGTTGGGATAACTGTACAAGAAATATTCAGCCAACATTCATCCGTCAGAATATCTTAGAATACAATACTGAAGCAGATGGTTTATTTGCTGCACAGAAAGAATGGCGATGGGTAAACCTTACCAGTTTCCGTTTGCAGACTGAACGAATTGAAAAAGCAGATTATACAAACAAAGGTCAAACGCTATTTGTAAAACCGGAGGGAGAACGCAACTCTCTTCATTATATGTACTACCGTGATGCCAATGGAATGTATGAGCTGAGAAACATCGAACAGAATAATCCATACTGGCAGGGCGATTATGCTAGTGTATGGTTCAGGTATGTAAGTCCCGACAGACAGCCAATTCCTGATAAAGACATTTATCTGTTTGGTGAACTCACGAATTATGAAATCACCGATGCCAACCGCATGATCTTTAATGAAGAAACAGGCATGTATGAAAACAAACAGCTGTTGAAGCAGGGCATGTACGATTATATTTACATTACAAAAGATAAAAAAACAAAGCAGTTGAGTACTGATCAAACAGAAGGCAACTGGTGGGAAACAGAAAATAATTACAGCATTCTTGTTTACTACCGTGAGTTAGGCGGAAGAGCTGATGAGCTGATTGGTATTACACAGGTGAATTCGATTGCAAACAGGCCAAACTTTAATAACAGAAACTGA